A stretch of Rhododendron vialii isolate Sample 1 chromosome 4a, ASM3025357v1 DNA encodes these proteins:
- the LOC131324645 gene encoding uncharacterized protein At5g01610-like, producing the protein MDQILNKVGAYWIGQQANKEIDSVSDDFNSLSTSISGGSKWLVNKLKGKMQKPLTELLKEHDLAIGFFPRDATNYELNEETGKLVVYIPSICEVGYRDPSVLRFSTVVTRYFEKGKLAGIEGMKTKVMIWAKVTCITSNGGKLHIFHSWDEEKQE; encoded by the exons atggatCAGATTCTGAACAAGGTGGGAGCGTATTGGATAGGTCAGCAAGCCAACAAGGAAATCGATTCCGTCAGCGACGATTTCAAC TCCTTGTCAACCAGCATTTCAGGAGGATCCAAATGGTTGGTCAACAAACTCAAAG GGAAAATGCAAAAGCCACTAACTGAACTTCTAAAGGAGCATGACTTGGCAATAGGCTTCTTCCCTCGCGATGCTACGAACTATGAGTTGAACGAAGAGACTGGTAAACTTGTTGTCTACATTCCCTCGATATGTGAAGTGGGTTATAGGGACCCGTCTGTTTTGCGCTTTTCAACGGTAGTCACTAGGTATTTCGAGAAAGGGAAACTAGCCGGTATAGAAGGGATGAAAACAAAAGTGATGATTTGGGCAAAAGTTACATGTATCACTTCGAATGGTGGAAAGCTCCATATATTTCACAGCTGGGATGAAGAAAAGCAGGAATAA